One part of the Lycium ferocissimum isolate CSIRO_LF1 chromosome 8, AGI_CSIRO_Lferr_CH_V1, whole genome shotgun sequence genome encodes these proteins:
- the LOC132067289 gene encoding non-specific lipid transfer protein GPI-anchored 1 encodes MASAYKFVLLLIVCSGIFLANGDADNNNSLGKKCGAEVQKVVACLTFATGKAPSPSKECCDAAKDIKDKEPVCLCYLIEQIHKGSSPELKSMGIQEDKLLQLPSACKLTNASISNCPKLLNIPPNSPDYDIFTNSSKTTGPTPTGGSSSSSSSSSSDTTKGASNGYKNGPQLSVAGTIVVAAFVAIFLTVIPKELLVF; translated from the exons ATGGCAAGTGCATATAAATTTGTACTTTTACTCATCGTTTGCAGTGGAATATTTTTAGCTAATGGAGATGCTGATAACAACAATAGCCTAGGTAAAAAGTGCGGTGCGGAGGTTCAAAAGGTGGTTGCTTGTTTAACGTTTGCGACGGGGAAAGCCCCGTCGCCGTCTAAGGAATGCTGTGATGCAGCAAAGGATATCAAGGACAAGGAGCCGGTTTGCTTATGTTACCTAATAGAACAGATCCATAAAGGATCAAGTCCTGAGTTGAAGAGTATGGGTATTCAAGAAGATAAATTACTTCAACTTCCTTCTGCTTGCAAACTCACTAACGCCAGCATCTCTAATTGCCCTA AGCTACTCAACATTCCTCCAAATTCACCTGATTATGACAtcttcaccaattcatccaaaaccACTGGCCCGACACCTACCGGAGGTTCTTcttcgtcatcatcatcatcgtcgtctGATACTACAAAAGGCGCCTCCAACGGATACAAGAACGGACCCCAGCTTTCAGTCGCCGGAACAATTGTGGTTGCTGCATTTGTAGCAATCTTTTTAACTGTTATTCCTAAGGAGCTACTAGTGTTTTGA
- the LOC132067288 gene encoding uncharacterized protein LOC132067288, translating to MGNDAEEQLSLNKDSKDGEVAEYSLLPPIPKSPINSSRPNSMVIKATNTIIPAHLVAEAISTLHGLDLRWSGPITPSEMQYVQQYVLAKYPEYCNGLVEEGDKIDLYALCMNDESSESSANDKGKSPRRESSSPSFGTSNSELGKIQLEPSRLLDILTKKTSYQGNFISIPEIQVRNRALQQCGLSEEEYLVVFTLTLKEAMMMIGECYPFFRGNYYMTILSDEEHDCIREFVTFKDSKVIAAPETWLDLRIKGSQLSQYFRRKSKHSPKGLFAYPAYVEETRYSMHWISEAHRNSWHVLLDASGLDIAGKERLALALHRPDFVLCTVDNTHAQPSKITCLLVRKHSFETAASSAT from the exons ATGGGAAATGACGCTGAAGAACAATTAAGCCTAAACAAAGATTCCAAG GATGGTGAAGTTGCAGAATATTCCTTGTTACCCCCTATACCAAAATCACCAATTAACAGCAGCAGACCAAACAGCATGGTTATTAAGGCAA CAAATACTATAATTCCAGCCCATTTGGTGGCAGAAGCCATATCAACACTCCATGGGCTTGATTTAAGATGGTCAGGGCCAATAACACCAAGTGAAATGCAATATGTTCAACAGTATGTTTTAGCCAAGTACCCTGAATATTGCAATGGGCTTGTGGAAGAAGGAGACAAAATTGATCTTTATGCCCTTTGTATGAACGACGAATCTTCAGAATCATCGGCTAATGACAAGGGAAAATCCCCGAGGAGAGAGTCCTCATCGCCTTCTTTTGGCACTAGTAATTCAGAGTTGGGAAAAATCCAATTGGAACCATCAAGATTGCTCGATATTCTTACCAAGAAAACGTCTTACCAAGGGAATTTCATTTCAATTCCAGAAATTCAAGTCCGAAATCGAGCTTTGCAGCAATGTGGGCTAAGTGAAGAGGAGTATTTAGTTGTTTTTACACTTACGTTAAAAgaagcgatgatgatgattggagaatgttaccctttctttagGGGAAATTACTACATGACAATTCTTAGTGATGAAGAGCATGATTGCATAAGGGAATTTGTTACATTTAAAGATTCAAAAGTGATTGCAGCACCAGAAACTTGGCTTGATTTGAGGATCAAAGGATCACAACTTAGCCAATATTTTAGGAGGAAATCAAAACATAGTCCAAAAGGGCTATTTGCGTATCCTGCTTATGTGGAAGAAACGCGTTACTCGATGCATTGGATATCAGAAGCTCATAGAAATTCATGGCACGTTCTGTTAGATGCTTCTGGTTTGGATATTGCAGGGAAAGAAAGATTGGCTTTAGCGTTACATCGACCGGATTTCGTGTTGTGTACAGTTGATAATACACATGCTCAACCCTCTAAAATCACCTGCCTTCTTGTAAGGAAACACTCCTTTGAAACTGCAGCATCTTCAGCAACTTAA